One Phoenix dactylifera cultivar Barhee BC4 chromosome 14, palm_55x_up_171113_PBpolish2nd_filt_p, whole genome shotgun sequence DNA window includes the following coding sequences:
- the LOC103701288 gene encoding trafficking protein particle complex subunit 12, whose amino-acid sequence MDQEPDASGGGEAPPATQPTPAVSDPLLSPAASAPSPSDDLCYEVDSLHDLAARGQWRSVLDKVARARSLSLLSRPHDHLVYLTFSALALLKLRRPADALAELDSLQPLPTSPDPFGSPRFLFESYPHLYPGRQGSMLPFSLRLLYASLPQSLGDRPETLDRLYSLLDFVRSKNRGHQRPSEEKDSSFAADRWRRREVLVMSSLICNHFCHREFDVALVLICDLLVRSPSDPVLLSRLAYIQLQIGDLDGANATFAKVEGLRSEEMGVEFENLVGRNRALGFLVAKDFASAAREYDECIERDPGDVVAVNNKALCLMYSRDLSDAIKLLEGALERVPTAAVNETVIVNLCSMYELAYVNNGEIKKSLSNWIARVAPDDFDPSCTRI is encoded by the coding sequence ATGGATCAAGAACCCGACGCCAGCGGCGGAGGTGAGGCTCCTCCGGCGACCCAACCAACTCCAGCCGTCTCGGACCCtctcctctcccccgccgcctccGCCCCTTCCCCATCGGACGACCTCTGCTACGAGGTGGACTCCCTCCACGACCTCGCCGCCCGCGGCCAGTGGCGCTCCGTCCTCGACAAGGTCGCCCGCGCCCGCTCCCTCTCACTCCTCTCTCGCCCCCATGATCACCTCGTCTACCTCACCTTCTCCGCCCTTGCCCTCCTCAAGCTTCGCCGCCCTGCCGACGCCCTCGCCGAGCTCGACTCCCTCCAACCCCTCCCCACCTCCCCCGACCCCTTCGGCTCCCCCCGCTTCCTCTTCGAGTCCTACCCCCATCTCTACCCGGGCCGCCAGGGCTCCATGCTCCCATTCTCCCTCCGCCTCCTCTACGCCAGCCTCCCCCAGTCCCTCGGTGATCGCCCCGAAACCCTAGATCGTCTCTACTCCCTCCTCGATTTCGTCCGCTCCAAGAACCGCGGCCACCAACGGCCGTCGGAGGAGAAAGACTCCTCCTTCGCCGCCGATCGGTGGCGGAGGAGGGAGGTGCTGGTGATGAGCTCCCTCATCTGCAACCACTTCTGCCACCGCGAGTTCGACGTCGCCCTGGTGCTGATCTGCGATTTGCTGGTCCGATCGCCCTCCGATCCGGTGCTCCTCTCGAGACTGGCCTACATCCAGCTCCAAATTGGGGACCTCGATGGAGCCAACGCTACGTTTGCGAAGGTGGAGGGGTTGAGGAGTGAGGAAATGGGGGTGGAGTTCGAGAATTTGGTGGGGAGGAACCGGGCGCTGGGGTTCTTGGTGGCGAAGGACTTTGCGTCGGCGGCGAGGGAGTACGATGAGTGTATCGAGAGAGATCCGGGGGATGTGGTGGCGGTGAACAACAAGGCGTTGTGTCTCATGTATTCGAGGGATCTTTCGGATGCGATCAAGCTGTTGGAGGGGGCGCTGGAGAGGGTGCCCACGGCTGCTGTGAATGAGACCGTGATTGTGAATCTCTGTAGTATGTATGAGCTTGCTTATGTCAACAATGGGGAGATCAAAAAGAGTCTCAGCAATTGGATCGCTCGAGTCGCACCTGATGATTTTGATCCATCTTGCACTCGAATCTGA
- the LOC103701287 gene encoding tRNA nucleotidyltransferase cca2 → MALRLNSARLLAFPGLIKFLPLRLLSPQTLRCRPARNLRFRLRGFYCGCGGGGGSMEAPIVVKERIDLKEKEEKIFRRLLDVVRDFKLETQLRVAGGWVRDKLLGKDCYDIDIALDNMLGREFCEKVNEYLHSIGEEQQGIGVIQCNPDQSKHLETARMRIYDIWIDFVNLRSETYVENSRIPTMKFGTAKEDAYRRDLTINSLFYNINTDSVEDFTGRGVRDLKTGYIVTPLPPKDTFLDDPLRVLRAIRFGARFGFVLDEDLKKAASDEEVRAAIADKISRERIGHEVDLMFSGNQPIKAMTYICDLQLFYVVFTFPENPQPSVVEGCDRHCVSYMDAAWNLLQSTGYSILSDEQRRLYLYGALFLPVRNTIYEDRKSKKIPVASYIIRNSLKLKNSDAETVMSLHGALERFFSIISLLESDGDSKIVEVKLEDEFLDIPFDSRIRVLAGLLLRKIKTFWRVALLLSALLYPKVDHAGGPLTNDFETERSREIFVSIDRAISKSGLDNVWEMKPLLDGKAIMSVLQLKSGGPLIREWQERLIKWQLAHPEGTTDECLDWMKQSQAKRVKLDCCA, encoded by the exons ATGGCCCTTCGCCTCAACTCTGCCCGGCTATTAGCTTTCCCAGGCTTAATCAAATTCCTGCCTCTCCGTCTCCTATCTCCCCAAACCCTCCGCTGCCGCCCGGCGAGAAATCTAAGGTTCCGCCTCCGGGGCTTCTATTGCGGCTGTGGAGGCGGTGGTGGAAGCATGGAGGCTCCTATTGTGGTGAAGGAGCGGATCGATCTcaaagagaaggaggagaagatctTCCGGCGGCTGCTCGATGTGGTTCGCGACTTCAAGTTGGAGACCCAGCTCCGAGTCGCCGGAGGTTGGGTTCGCGACAAG CTTTTAGGTAAGGATTGCTATGATATTGATATTGCATTGGACAACATGCTGGGTCGGGAGTTCTGTGAGAAGGTCAATGAGTACCTGCACTCCATAGGTGAAGAGCAACAAGGAATAGGTGTTATTCAGTG CAATCCGGATCAATCTAAACACTTGGAAACTGCAAGAATGCGTATATATGACATTTGGATTGATTTTGTTAATTTAAGATCTGAAACCTATGTTGAGAACAGCCGTATCCCTACAATG AAATTTGGAACCGCCAAAGAAGATGCATATCGGAGAGATCTGACCATCAACAG CTTATTTTATAATATCAACACTGATTCAGTTGAAGATTTTACTGGACGAG GTGTTCGAGATCTGAAGACTGGGTATATTGTTACTCCTTTACCTCCAAAGGATACCTTTTTGGATGATCCCCTTCGAGTTCTTCGTGCTATCCGCTTTG GTGCTAGGTTTGGTTTTGTATTGGATGAAGATCTAAAAAAAGCAGCTTCAGATGAGGAAGTGAGAGCTGCAATTGCAGATAAAATCAGCAGAGAGCGTATTGGCCATGAA GTTGATCTCATGTTTTCTGGCAATCAGCCCATCAAAGCAATGACCTATATTTGTGATTTACAATTGTTTTATGTTGTCTTCACATTTCCTGAGAATCCTCAGCCATCAGTAGTCGAAGGATGTGATAG gcattgtgtttcatataTGGATGCTGCATGGAATCTTCTGCAATCAACTGGTTACTCCATACTCAGT GATGAACAGCGAAGGCTCTATCTGTATGGGGCATTGTTTCTTCCAGTAAGAAATACCATATATGAAGATAGAAAATCCAAAAAG ATTCCTGTTGCCAGCTATATCATTCGAAATTCACTCAAGCTGAAAAATAGTGATGCTGAAACT GTTATGAGTTTACATGGTGCCTTGGAGAGATTCTTTTCCATAATTTCTTTACTGGAGTCAGATGGAGATTCCAAAATTGTCGAAGTAAAGCTGGAGGATGAATTCCTTGACATACCATTCGATTCTAGAATACGAGTTTTGGCAG GATTGCTTCTGCGGAAAATAAAAACTTTTTGGCGTGTTGCCTTGTTGTTGTCCGCTTTATTATACCCCAAAGTTGACCATGCGGGTGGTCCTTTGACCAACGACTTTGAAACAGAAAGAAGCAGAGAGATTTTTGTTAGCATTGATAGAGCTATATCTAAATCAG GTCTTGATAATGTGTGGGAAATGAAGCCATTGCTTGATGGGAAAGCAATAATGAGTGTTTTGCAGCTTAAATCAGGAGGTCCACTTATCAGGGAATGG CAAGAACGGCTGATCAAATGGCAACTTGCTCATCCAGAAGGAACTACAGACGAGTGTCTTGATTGGATGAAGCAGTCACAAGCAAAACGAGTGAAGCTGGATTGTTGTGCTTGA
- the LOC103701397 gene encoding pectinesterase-like, with product MLQTLALLPLLTLLPCYILHPSLAISNAETGPDIRWWCNRTPYPNSCTHSMGHLAHASHVEESHIHHMSIQVALDHAVQARARAIGLGLMNLDKHEQSAWSDCIELYEATVQQLDLTLRLNPLNPSSHSDERSWLSAALTNLDTCRTSFSEVNVSVSTIEPLLTNVSELISNSLAIIRLVRWHAHGPGFGPTHSIRSGHRQEGPWADPYAFPPARHQEGSHNRGFPDWLLAEDRKLLEVSEREEMEADLVVAKDGTGDFTSVGKAVDEASKGGGNKRIVIYVKKGVYEENVNVEMRNLMLVGDGIGKSVITGSKSAGGGSTTYNSATFAVTGERFMARGITFRNTAGPAKHQAVALRSNSDLSVFYQCSFEGYQDTLYVHSLRQFYRECEVYGTVDFIFGNAAVVFQSCNIYVRRPMSQQKNTITAQGRTDPNQNTGISIQYCRVRAAKDLRPAQNSFETFLGRPWKENSRTVYMETYMDDLISPAGWLEWSGGFALETLFYGEFRNTGPGSNTSKRVKWGGYHVITDPSAASEFTARNLIAGEMWLPSTGVPFTLDL from the exons ATGCTGCAAACCTTGGCACTGCTCCCTCTACTCACCCTACTCCCATGCTATATTCTCCATCCTTCCCTTGCCATCTCCAATGCCGAAACCGGACCCGATATCCGATGGTGGTGCAACCGAACCCCCTATCCAAACTCATGCACCCACTCCATGGGTCACTTAGCCCACGCCAGCCATGTGGAAGAGAGCCACATCCACCATATGTCAATCCAAGTAGCCCTGGACCATGCGGTGCAAGCTCGAGCCAGAGCGATCGGATTAGGGCTCATGAACCTTGACAAGCATGAGCAATCTGCATGGTCCGATTGCATCGAGCTTTATGAGGCCACGGTGCAACAGCTCGATCTCACGCTCAGACTCAACCCCTTGAACCCAAGTTCGCATTCAGATGAACGTTCATGGTTGAGCGCGGCGCTCACGAATCTCGACACGTGCCGCACCAGCTTCTCTGAGGTCAATGTCTCAGTCTCTACCATTGAGCCATTGCTGACCAATGTCTCTGAGCTCATAAGCAACTCCCTAGCAATCATAAGGTTAGTAAGGTGGCATGCACATGGGCCAGGCTTTGGCCCAACACATTCAATAAGATCGGGCCATCGCCAAGAAGGCCCATGGGCTGACCCATATGCCTTTCCACCAGCAAGACACCAAGAAGGCAGCCATAACCGAGGGTTTCCGGATTGGTTGTTGGCCGAGGACAGGAAGCTCTTGGAGGTGTCTGAAAGAGAAGAAATGGAGGCAGACTTGGTGGTGGCTAAGGATGGGACAGGAGATTTCACGAGCGTCGGCAAAGCGGTCGATGAGGCTTCGAAGGGAGGTGGGAATAAGAGGATTGTGATCTACGTAAAGAAGGGTGTTTATGAGGAGAACGTGAATGTTGAGATGAGGAATTTGATGTTGGTGGGGGATGGCATTGGAAAGTCTGTGATCACTGGTAGCAAGAGCGCTGGAGGAGGATCTACCACCTATAATTCAGCTACTTTTG CTGTAACGGGTGAGAGGTTCATGGCTCGTGGAATTACATTCCGAAACACAGCTGGTCCAGCAAAGCATCAGGCAGTGGCATTGCGCTCCAACTCCGATCTCTCCGTCTTCTATCAATGTAGCTTTGAAGGATACCAAGATACACTCTATGTCCACTCACTTCGACAATTCTACCGAGAGTGTGAAGTTTATGGCACTGTTGACTTCATCTTTGGCAATGCTGCCGTGGTCTTTCAGAGTTGCAACATCTATGTGAGGAGGCCTATGAGCCAACAAAAGAACACAATTACAGCTCAAGGTCGAACTGATCCAAACCAAAACACTGGAATCTCCATCCAGTATTGTAGAGTTAGAGCTGCAAAAGATTTAAGGCCTGCGCAAAACTCGTTCGAGACGTTCCTCGGGAGGCCATGGAAGGAGAACTCACGGACGGTGTACATGGAAACTTATATGGATGACTTGATCTCTCCGGCAGGATGGCTGGAATGGAGTGGTGGTTTCGCTCTAGAGACATTGTTCTATGGGGAGTTCAGGAACACAGGGCCTGGTTCCAATACCTCAAAGCGAGTCAAGTGGGGAGGCTACCATGTTATAACTGATCCATCAGCAGCTTCGGAGTTCACTGCAAGAAACTTGATAGCAGGAGAAATGTGGTTGCCATCCACTGGTGTACCCTTCACTTTGGACTTGTGA
- the LOC103701289 gene encoding probable alkaline/neutral invertase D, with product MESLRRVESRCSVADTDDFDLSRMLDKQPRLNIERKRSFDDRSLSELSISGNFRHTESYESMLSPMATRSVLDTPASSSKNVFDPHPIVFEAWESLRKSLVFFRGQPVGTIAAIDHSSEEVLNYDQVFVRDFVPSALAFLMNGEPEIVKNFLLKTLQLQSGEKKIDRFKLGEGAMPASFKVLHDPRRKKDTIIADFGESAIGRVAPVDSGFWWIILLRAYTKSTGDLSLAETPECQKGMRLILSLCLSEGFDTFPTLLCADGCSMIDRRMGIYGYPIEIQALFFMSLRCALSMLKSDAQGKEFMERIARRLHALSYHMRSYFWLDFQQLNDIYRYKTEEYSHTAVNKFNVIPDSIPEWVFDFMPMRGGYFIGNVSPARMDFRWFAVGNCVAILSSLATPEQSVAIMDLIEERWEELVGEMPLKICYPAIESHEWRIVTGCDPKNTRWSYHNGGSWPVLLWLLTAASIKTGRPQIARRVIELAETRLLKDGWPEYYDGKLGRYIGKQARKFQTWSIAGYLVAKMMLEDPSNLGMISLEEDKAIRPVIKRSVSWTC from the exons ATGGAGAGTCTCCGGAGGGTGGAGTCGCGTTGCTCGGTCGCCGATACCGACGACTTCGACCTATCACGGATGCTTGACAAGCAGCCGAGGctgaacattgagaggaagagGTCGTTTGATGACAGGTCGCTAAGTGAGCTCTCGATTTCCGGGAACTTCAGGCATACCGAGAGCTATGAGAGCATGTTATCCCCCATGGCGACGCGGTCAGTACTTGATACGCCGGCCTCGTCATCTAAGAATGTGTTTGATCCACATCCAATTGTTTTCGAGGCATGGGAGAGTCTCCGGAAGTCGCTGGTGTTCTTCAGGGGGCAGCCGGTGGGGACGATCGCCGCTATTGATCACTCCTCGGAGGAGGTGCTTAATTACGATCAG GTTTTTGTCCGTGATTTTGTACCAAGTGCTCTGGCTTTCCTGATGAATGGTGAGCCGGAGATAGTTAAAAACTTCCTTTTGAAAACACTCCAACTTCAATCAGGGGAAAAGAAGATTGATCGTTTTAAGCTCGGTGAAGGAGCCATGCCAGCAAGCTTCAAGGTGCTCCATGACCCTCGTAGGAAAAAAGATACTATAATTGCAGATTTTGGGGAGAGTGCTATTGGAAGGGTTGCACCTGTTGACTCTGGCTTTTGGTGGATAATTCTTCTCCGTGCATATACAAAGTCTACAGGGGATTTATCTCTGGCAGAAACACCTGAATGCCAAAAGGGCATGAGGCTTATATTATCTTTATGTCTGTCAGAGGGTTTCGACACGTTTCCAACCTTGCTTTGTGCAGATGGATGCTCGATGATAGATCGTAGAATG GGCATTTATGGCTATCCTATTGAAATCCAGGCTCTTTTCTTTATGTCACTAAGATGTGCATTATCAATGCTTAAATCTGATGCACAAGGGAAAGAATTTATGGAACGGATAGCGAGACGCTTGCATGCTCTGAGTTATCACATGCGAAGTTACTTTTGGCTTGACTTTCAACAGCTAAATGATATATATCGCTACAAAACAGAGGAATACTCTCACACAGCAGTTAATAAATTTAATGTTATTCCTGATTCTATCCCAGAGTGGGTTTTTGATTTTATGCCTATGCGCGGTGGTTACTTTATAGGAAATGTCAGTCCTGCAAGGATGGACTTTCGATGGTTTGCTGTAGGTAATTGTGTTGCCATACTATCTAGTCTTGCAACTCCAGAGCAATCTGTGGCCATAATGGATCTAATTGAAGAGCGCTGGGAAGAGCTGGTCGGTGAAATGCCCCTAAAGATATGTTATCCTGCCATCGaaagccatgaatggaggattGTGACAGGTTGCGATCCAAAAAATACTAGATGGAGTTATCATAATGGAGGATCTTGGCCAG tacTTCTGTGGCTGCTCACTGCAGCCTCTATCAAGACGGGCCGACCACAAATTGCCAGACGAGTAATTGAGCTCGCGGAGACCCGGCTACTGAAAGATGGCTGGCCGGAATATTATGATGGGAAGCTTGGCCGGTACATCGGCAAACAGGCAAGGAAGTTTCAGACATGGTCAATTGCAGGCTATTTGGTGGCCAAGATGATGCTCGAGGATCCCTCTAATCTTGGAATGATCTCTCTTGAAGAGGACAAGGCGATAAGGCCCGTGATAAAGAGGTCAGTCTCGTGGACTTGCTAA